Proteins encoded within one genomic window of Bradyrhizobium sp. 186:
- a CDS encoding SPFH domain-containing protein, with the protein MSGFDIFAIVLVLLVIVTLIAGVKTVPQGYDWTIERFGKYTQTLTPGLNLIVPYFDRVGRKINMMEQVINIPEQEVITKDNATVTVDGVAFFQVFDAAKASYEVSNLEQAIIVLTMTNIRSVMGSMDLDQVLSHRDEINERLLRVVDAAVSPWGLKVNRIEIKDIVPPADLVEAMGRQMKAERVKRADILQAEGARQSEILRAEGAKQGQILQAEGRKEAAFRDAEARERSAEAEAKATQMVSEAIAKGDVAALNYFIADKYIKAFGQLADSPNQKILMLPIEATSILGSLAGIGEIAKATFGESAASAAAAARRGSVPSSSPTPPAVPPR; encoded by the coding sequence ATGAGCGGTTTCGATATTTTCGCGATTGTTCTGGTATTGCTCGTCATCGTTACGCTGATTGCCGGCGTGAAGACGGTGCCGCAGGGCTATGACTGGACCATCGAGCGGTTCGGCAAATACACCCAGACGCTGACACCCGGGCTCAATCTGATTGTGCCCTATTTCGATCGGGTCGGGCGCAAGATCAATATGATGGAGCAGGTGATCAACATTCCCGAGCAGGAGGTGATCACCAAGGACAACGCCACCGTGACGGTCGACGGCGTCGCGTTCTTCCAGGTGTTCGACGCGGCGAAGGCGAGCTACGAGGTCTCCAACCTGGAGCAGGCGATCATCGTGCTGACCATGACCAACATCCGCTCGGTGATGGGCTCGATGGATCTCGACCAGGTGCTGTCGCATCGCGACGAGATCAACGAGCGCCTGCTGCGCGTGGTCGATGCCGCGGTCTCGCCTTGGGGCCTCAAGGTCAACCGGATCGAGATCAAGGACATCGTGCCGCCGGCCGATCTCGTCGAGGCGATGGGCCGCCAGATGAAGGCAGAGCGCGTCAAGCGCGCCGACATCCTCCAGGCCGAAGGCGCGCGCCAGTCCGAGATCCTGCGCGCCGAGGGCGCCAAGCAAGGCCAGATCCTTCAGGCCGAGGGCCGCAAGGAAGCCGCTTTCCGCGACGCCGAGGCCCGCGAACGTTCCGCGGAAGCCGAGGCCAAGGCAACCCAGATGGTCAGCGAGGCCATCGCCAAGGGCGACGTGGCCGCGCTGAATTACTTTATCGCCGACAAATACATCAAGGCATTCGGGCAACTGGCCGACTCACCGAATCAGAAGATCCTCATGCTGCCGATCGAGGCGACCAGCATTCTGGGTTCGCTCGCCGGTATCGGCGAAATCGCCAAAGCGACGTTCGGCGAAAGCGCCGCATCCGCCGCGGCTGCCGCCCGCCGCGGCTCGGTGCCCTCATCCAGTCCCACGCCGCCGGCGGTGCCGCCGCGATAA
- a CDS encoding ABC transporter substrate-binding protein, giving the protein MNRRELLALLGTIAALPSSVLAQQPNGTRRLGVLSVVADDVIGQTRLAEALAAHGWKEHGNLTIDWRSGAGDRARIEWLADELIALKPDILLAVGTPSVEELRRRTATTPIVFAVVTDPVSQGFVQNLAHPGGNITGFTDYDGPLAGKWLEMLMQVTPHVARVFVVYNPATAPFAGLMLRTIEDAARTLSVTVEPAPVHDDASIAALASRKDGGLLILPDFFTMANRAHLLAAIAEARVPAVFWSRSFVDEGGLMSYSTDSVEQLRRAASYIDRILKGAQPADLPVQNPTKFELAINLKAAKALGVTIPPSLLALANDVIE; this is encoded by the coding sequence ATGAATCGCCGCGAACTCCTGGCGCTTCTTGGAACGATCGCGGCGCTGCCGTCCTCAGTGCTGGCGCAACAGCCGAACGGGACGCGCCGGCTCGGCGTGCTCTCGGTTGTGGCCGACGACGTGATCGGGCAGACCCGCCTGGCCGAGGCGCTCGCCGCCCACGGCTGGAAGGAGCATGGCAACCTCACGATCGACTGGCGCAGCGGGGCTGGCGACCGGGCGCGCATCGAGTGGCTTGCCGATGAGCTGATCGCACTCAAGCCGGACATCCTGCTCGCGGTCGGCACGCCGTCGGTGGAAGAGCTGCGCCGGCGCACCGCGACGACGCCGATCGTGTTCGCCGTGGTGACCGACCCCGTCAGCCAGGGTTTTGTCCAAAACCTCGCCCATCCCGGCGGCAATATCACCGGCTTCACCGATTATGACGGTCCGCTGGCCGGCAAATGGCTGGAGATGCTGATGCAGGTCACGCCGCACGTAGCTCGCGTCTTCGTCGTCTACAATCCCGCCACTGCGCCGTTCGCCGGCCTCATGCTGCGCACGATCGAGGACGCCGCGCGGACGCTCAGTGTGACCGTCGAGCCCGCGCCGGTGCATGACGACGCCTCGATCGCCGCGCTGGCATCGCGCAAGGACGGCGGCCTCTTGATCCTGCCGGACTTCTTCACCATGGCCAATCGCGCGCATCTGTTGGCGGCGATCGCCGAGGCGCGCGTGCCTGCGGTGTTCTGGAGCCGCAGCTTCGTCGACGAGGGCGGGCTGATGTCCTACAGCACCGATAGCGTCGAGCAGTTGCGCCGCGCGGCCTCCTACATCGATCGCATCCTGAAGGGCGCGCAGCCCGCCGACCTCCCGGTCCAGAATCCCACCAAGTTCGAGCTCGCGATCAACCTGAAGGCGGCCAAAGCTCTCGGCGTCACCATTCCCCCCAGCCTGCTCGCACTGGCAAACGACGTCATCGAATAG
- the hemH gene encoding ferrochelatase — protein sequence MTTIVPIEAAKPGVQSGLPRVGVLLVNLGTPDTADAPGVRVYLKEFLSDPRVIEDQGLIWQFVLNGIILRSRPRTKALDYQKIWNTEKNESPLKTITRSQSDKLAATLLDREHVVVDWAMRYGNPSIRSGIEALIAKGCERILAVPLYPQYSAPTSATVCDEVFRVLSRLRAQPTLRVTPPYYEDEAYIEALATSIEAHLATLPFKPELIVASFHGMPKSYVDKGDPYQGHCVATTEALRRRLGMDTTKLLLTFQSRFGNDEWLQPYTDKTMERLAKEGVRHIAVVTPGFSADCLETLEEIAQENAEIFKHHGGEQFSAIPCLNDSAPGMDVIRILVLRELQGWI from the coding sequence ATGACGACGATTGTCCCCATCGAGGCAGCGAAGCCGGGCGTCCAATCCGGCCTGCCCCGTGTCGGCGTGCTGCTGGTCAATCTCGGCACGCCCGATACCGCCGACGCCCCCGGCGTGCGGGTTTACTTAAAGGAATTCCTCTCCGATCCCCGCGTGATCGAGGACCAGGGCCTGATCTGGCAGTTCGTGCTGAACGGGATCATCCTGCGCAGCCGGCCCCGCACCAAGGCGCTCGACTACCAGAAAATCTGGAACACCGAAAAGAACGAGTCGCCGCTCAAGACCATCACGCGGTCGCAGAGCGACAAGCTCGCAGCCACGCTGTTGGACCGCGAGCACGTCGTGGTGGACTGGGCGATGCGCTACGGCAATCCCTCGATCCGGTCGGGCATCGAAGCGCTGATCGCGAAGGGTTGCGAACGCATCCTCGCCGTACCCCTCTATCCGCAATATTCGGCCCCGACCTCGGCGACCGTCTGCGACGAAGTATTCCGCGTGCTCTCCCGCCTGCGGGCGCAGCCGACGCTGCGGGTGACGCCGCCTTACTATGAGGACGAGGCCTATATCGAGGCGCTCGCGACCTCGATCGAGGCGCATCTCGCCACGCTGCCCTTCAAGCCGGAGCTGATCGTCGCCTCCTTCCACGGCATGCCGAAATCCTATGTCGACAAGGGCGATCCCTATCAGGGCCACTGCGTCGCCACCACCGAGGCGCTACGCCGCCGGCTCGGGATGGACACGACAAAACTGCTGCTGACCTTTCAGTCGCGCTTCGGCAATGATGAATGGCTCCAGCCCTACACCGACAAGACGATGGAGCGTCTCGCCAAGGAAGGCGTGCGCCACATCGCGGTGGTGACGCCGGGCTTTTCCGCCGACTGCCTGGAGACGCTGGAGGAGATCGCGCAGGAGAATGCCGAGATCTTCAAGCATCATGGCGGCGAGCAGTTTTCCGCGATCCCCTGCCTCAACGACAGCGCGCCCGGCATGGATGTGATCCGCATCCTGGTGCTGCGCGAGCTTCAGGGCTGGATCTGA
- a CDS encoding MAPEG family protein, translating into MTLAEWCVFGALLLYLTTIASIKWIRFRGFDNSRPRDPAFYEDAIAQRALGAHQNGIETFPFFAFAVLLAEFRDSPQRLIDELAVLFLIVRVAYVLTYLGNRPTLRSILWSIGFAINLGIFLMPMLKRFLP; encoded by the coding sequence ATGACGCTGGCGGAATGGTGCGTATTCGGGGCGCTGCTGCTCTATCTCACGACGATCGCCTCGATCAAATGGATCCGGTTTCGCGGATTCGACAATTCCCGGCCGCGCGATCCCGCCTTCTATGAAGACGCCATCGCGCAGCGCGCGCTCGGCGCGCACCAGAACGGCATCGAGACCTTCCCGTTCTTCGCCTTCGCCGTACTGCTCGCCGAATTCCGGGATTCGCCGCAGCGCCTGATCGACGAGCTCGCCGTGCTGTTCCTGATCGTGCGGGTCGCCTACGTTCTGACCTATCTCGGCAACCGCCCGACGCTGCGCTCCATCCTCTGGAGCATCGGCTTTGCGATCAATCTCGGGATCTTCTTGATGCCGATGTTGAAGCGGTTTTTGCCGTAG
- a CDS encoding nickel/cobalt transporter, which translates to MPLTPRLQSPLARGLIACAAVLLVAGVADAALHDLLAQNPFGAPRPAAEPEAGGLIGWLLAKQSEFYRQMSATIRAAKTDGSAVWTLLFISFAYGIFHAAGPGHGKAVIASYLVANRETARRGIVLSFASALMQSLVAILIVGISAWVLNATAKTMCKAEGAIEIASYALIAAFGLRLVWVKGGTFIRALQAAQPVPAIAGVPHHHDHDHHHHHDAHDHGDHDHHDHDHAHTHHGPDHVHDEHCGHSHGPAPSELAGPGGWRRGFGAILTVGIRPCSGAILVLVFALAQGLFWAGIAATLLMGLGTAITVAAIALVAVSAKDIAGRLSGARDGGGALFMRGIEFGAAGLVLLFGAGLLFGYIAAERTTCF; encoded by the coding sequence TTGCCCTTGACCCCGCGCCTCCAGTCCCCACTTGCGCGCGGGCTCATCGCCTGCGCTGCGGTTCTCCTCGTCGCCGGCGTGGCCGATGCGGCGCTCCACGATCTTTTGGCGCAAAATCCGTTTGGCGCGCCACGACCGGCGGCCGAGCCCGAGGCCGGCGGCCTCATCGGCTGGCTGCTCGCCAAGCAGTCGGAATTCTATCGGCAGATGTCCGCGACCATCCGCGCTGCCAAGACCGACGGCTCGGCGGTGTGGACGCTGCTCTTCATCTCCTTTGCGTACGGGATCTTCCATGCCGCCGGTCCCGGCCACGGCAAGGCGGTGATCGCCTCCTATCTCGTCGCCAACCGCGAGACCGCGCGGCGCGGCATCGTGCTGTCGTTCGCGTCCGCCTTGATGCAGTCGCTGGTGGCGATCCTCATCGTCGGTATCTCGGCCTGGGTGCTGAACGCGACCGCAAAGACCATGTGCAAGGCGGAAGGCGCGATCGAGATCGCAAGCTACGCGCTGATCGCGGCGTTCGGCCTGCGCCTGGTCTGGGTCAAGGGCGGCACCTTCATCCGCGCGCTCCAGGCGGCGCAGCCGGTGCCGGCGATCGCCGGCGTGCCGCATCACCATGATCACGATCATCACCATCATCATGATGCGCATGATCATGGTGACCACGATCATCATGACCACGATCACGCCCATACCCACCACGGGCCTGACCACGTCCATGACGAGCATTGCGGCCATTCCCACGGCCCCGCGCCGAGCGAGCTTGCCGGGCCCGGCGGCTGGCGTCGCGGGTTTGGCGCGATCCTCACCGTCGGCATCCGCCCCTGTTCGGGCGCGATCCTGGTGCTGGTGTTCGCGTTGGCCCAGGGCCTGTTCTGGGCCGGCATCGCCGCAACCTTGTTGATGGGGCTCGGCACCGCGATCACGGTTGCGGCCATCGCGCTCGTCGCCGTTTCCGCCAAGGACATCGCCGGCCGCCTGAGCGGAGCCCGCGACGGCGGCGGCGCGCTGTTCATGCGCGGCATCGAATTCGGCGCCGCCGGCCTCGTGCTGCTGTTCGGCGCGGGCCTGCTGTTCGGCTACATCGCGGCTGAACGGACGACGTGTTTTTGA
- a CDS encoding DUF1007 family protein, with protein MGMRALFGLLLAVGLSLAAGAASAHPHVWITATSELLYAEDGTITGVRHAWTFDDMFSAYAVQGLEGKTKGAYSREELAPLAQTNVESLKEYAYFTFARADGKKERFQEPVDYFLDYKDTVLTLHFTLPLKNPVKPRQLMFEVFDRSFFIDFQMAKDNPVKLVGAPAGCQMKLERPSDGTASAQKLNEQTFMSGENANFGMMFANKITVDCP; from the coding sequence ATGGGTATGCGTGCCCTGTTCGGATTGCTGCTCGCCGTTGGCCTGTCGCTCGCGGCGGGTGCGGCGAGCGCGCATCCGCATGTCTGGATTACCGCAACCAGCGAATTGCTGTACGCGGAGGACGGCACGATCACCGGCGTCCGCCACGCCTGGACCTTTGACGACATGTTCTCGGCCTATGCGGTGCAGGGGCTCGAGGGCAAGACCAAGGGCGCCTATTCGCGCGAGGAACTGGCGCCGCTGGCGCAGACCAATGTCGAGTCGCTGAAGGAATATGCCTACTTCACCTTCGCGCGAGCCGACGGCAAGAAGGAGCGATTCCAGGAGCCGGTCGATTACTTCCTCGACTACAAGGATACGGTGCTGACCCTGCACTTCACGCTGCCGCTGAAGAATCCGGTCAAGCCCAGGCAACTGATGTTCGAAGTGTTCGACCGCTCCTTCTTCATCGACTTCCAGATGGCCAAGGACAATCCGGTCAAGCTGGTCGGCGCGCCCGCCGGCTGCCAGATGAAGCTGGAGCGCCCGAGCGACGGCACCGCCAGCGCCCAGAAGCTCAACGAGCAGACCTTCATGAGCGGCGAGAACGCCAATTTCGGCATGATGTTCGCCAACAAGATCACGGTGGATTGCCCTTGA
- a CDS encoding M3 family metallopeptidase: MSEPRQTTDSETNPLLKAWVTPFATPPFDEIKPEHFLPAFEQAFADHSGEIAAITNDPAVPDFANTITALERSGKLLNKVVAVFYDLVSAHSNPAILEIDKEVSLRMARHWNPITMNAVLFGRIAQLHENRANLGLTPEQLRLLERTYTRFHRSGAGLSDQAKTRMAEINEKLAQLGTGFSHHLLGDEQEWFMELGEADRQGLSESFVAVAKAAAEERGMAGKAIVTLSRSSVEPFLKSSARRDLREKVYKAFTARGDNGNSNDNNTTIVEILKLREESAQLLGYPTFAAYRLEDSMAKTPDAVRGLLERVWKPARARALADRDEMQTLITAEGGNFKLAPWDWRFYAEKLRLQRANFDDAAIKPYLTLDHMIAAAFDCATRLFGITFAERKDVPAWHPDVRVWEVKGPDGKHKALFYGDYYARPSKRSGAWMTSLRDQQRLDGEIAPLIINVCNFAKGAGGEPSLLSPDDARTLFHEFGHGLHGMLSNVTYPSLSGTSVFTDFVELPSQLYEHWQERPEVLQQFARHYQTGEPLPDDLLQRFLAARKFNQGFATVEFVSSALVDLEFHTQPAAAAQDVRAFEKKELEKIGMPEEISLRHRPTQFGHIFSGDHYAAGYYSYMWSEVMDADAFGAFEEAGNIFDPAVAKRLHDDIYSSGGSVDPEAAYEAFRGRPPEPDALLRRRGLLDGAKAA, translated from the coding sequence ATGTCAGAACCCCGCCAAACTACGGACTCCGAGACCAATCCGCTGCTGAAGGCCTGGGTCACGCCGTTTGCGACCCCGCCCTTCGACGAGATCAAGCCGGAGCACTTCCTCCCGGCCTTCGAGCAGGCCTTTGCCGACCATTCCGGCGAGATCGCGGCGATCACCAATGATCCGGCCGTGCCCGACTTCGCCAACACCATCACGGCGCTGGAGCGCTCGGGCAAGCTGTTGAACAAGGTCGTGGCCGTCTTCTACGACCTCGTCTCGGCGCATTCCAATCCGGCCATCCTGGAGATCGACAAGGAGGTTTCCTTGCGGATGGCGCGGCACTGGAATCCGATCACGATGAACGCCGTGCTGTTTGGCCGCATCGCCCAGCTGCACGAGAACCGCGCCAATCTCGGTCTGACGCCGGAGCAGCTTCGTCTGCTGGAGCGCACCTACACCCGCTTCCACCGCTCCGGCGCCGGCCTCTCCGACCAGGCCAAGACGCGGATGGCGGAGATCAACGAGAAGCTCGCCCAGCTCGGCACCGGCTTCAGCCATCACCTGCTCGGCGACGAGCAGGAATGGTTCATGGAGCTCGGCGAGGCCGACCGCCAGGGCCTGTCCGAGAGCTTCGTCGCTGTCGCCAAGGCCGCGGCGGAAGAACGCGGGATGGCCGGCAAGGCCATCGTCACGCTGTCGCGCTCCTCGGTCGAGCCGTTCCTGAAGAGCTCGGCGAGGCGTGACCTGCGCGAGAAGGTCTACAAGGCTTTCACCGCGCGCGGCGATAACGGCAATTCGAACGACAACAACACGACCATCGTCGAGATCCTGAAGCTGCGCGAGGAGAGCGCCCAGCTGTTGGGCTACCCGACCTTCGCCGCCTACCGGCTCGAGGATTCCATGGCCAAGACGCCGGACGCGGTGCGGGGCCTGCTGGAGCGGGTCTGGAAGCCGGCTCGGGCGCGAGCGCTAGCCGACCGCGACGAGATGCAGACGCTGATCACGGCCGAGGGCGGCAACTTCAAGCTCGCGCCCTGGGACTGGCGCTTCTACGCCGAGAAGCTGCGCCTTCAGCGCGCCAATTTCGACGACGCAGCGATCAAGCCGTATCTCACGCTCGACCACATGATCGCCGCCGCCTTCGACTGCGCCACGCGGCTGTTCGGCATCACCTTCGCCGAGCGCAAGGATGTCCCGGCCTGGCATCCGGACGTCCGTGTCTGGGAGGTCAAGGGGCCGGACGGCAAGCACAAGGCGCTGTTCTACGGCGACTACTATGCCCGCCCGTCAAAGCGCTCCGGCGCCTGGATGACCTCGCTGCGCGACCAGCAGAGGCTCGACGGCGAGATCGCGCCCTTGATCATCAATGTCTGCAACTTCGCCAAGGGCGCGGGCGGCGAGCCGTCGCTGCTGTCACCCGACGACGCCCGCACCCTGTTCCACGAGTTCGGCCACGGCCTGCACGGCATGCTCTCCAACGTGACCTACCCGTCGCTGTCGGGCACCTCCGTGTTCACCGACTTCGTCGAGCTGCCGTCGCAGCTCTACGAGCACTGGCAGGAGCGGCCCGAAGTGCTCCAGCAGTTCGCCCGTCACTATCAGACCGGTGAGCCGCTGCCTGACGACCTGCTGCAACGGTTTCTTGCCGCGCGCAAATTCAACCAGGGCTTTGCCACCGTCGAGTTCGTCTCCTCGGCGCTGGTCGATCTCGAATTCCACACCCAGCCGGCCGCGGCCGCGCAGGACGTGAGGGCGTTCGAGAAGAAGGAGCTGGAGAAGATCGGCATGCCCGAGGAGATCTCGCTGCGTCACCGGCCCACGCAATTCGGCCACATCTTCTCCGGCGACCACTATGCCGCGGGCTATTACAGCTACATGTGGTCGGAGGTGATGGACGCCGACGCCTTCGGTGCGTTCGAGGAGGCCGGCAACATCTTCGATCCGGCGGTTGCCAAGCGTCTGCACGACGACATCTATTCCTCGGGCGGATCGGTCGACCCGGAAGCCGCTTACGAAGCCTTCCGCGGCCGCCCGCCGGAGCCCGACGCGCTGCTGCGCCGGCGTGGTCTGCTCGACGGCGCGAAGGCGGCCTGA
- a CDS encoding type III PLP-dependent enzyme, with product MTERIQEFLRNRRSEGLDTEPCLVVDLEVVRDNYQTFARALPDSRVFYAVKANPAPEVLALLASMGSCFDTATVAEIEMALAAGATPDRISFGNTIKKERDIARAFALGIRLFAVDCAAEVEKVARAAPAAKVFCRILYDCAGAEWPLSRKFGCDPEMAVEVLDVAKRLGLEPCGISFHVGSQQRKVKAWDRALAMASQVFRDCAERGINLTMVNMGGGFPTKYLKDVPPVVTYGRSIFRALRKHFGNQIPETIIEPGRGMVGNAGIIESEVVLISKKSDEDEVRWVYLDIGKFGGLAETMDESIRYAIRTPHDGADMTPCVLAGPTCDSADVLYEKNPYPLPVTLEIGDKLLIEGTGAYTSTYSSVAFNGIPPLKTYHI from the coding sequence ATGACCGAACGTATCCAGGAATTCCTGCGCAACCGCCGCAGCGAGGGCCTCGACACCGAGCCGTGCCTCGTCGTCGACCTCGAGGTCGTGCGCGACAATTACCAGACCTTTGCCAGGGCGCTGCCCGACAGCCGTGTGTTCTATGCCGTCAAGGCGAACCCGGCGCCGGAAGTGCTGGCTCTGCTCGCCTCCATGGGCTCCTGCTTCGACACCGCGACGGTCGCCGAGATCGAGATGGCGCTGGCCGCGGGTGCGACGCCCGACCGCATCTCCTTCGGCAACACGATCAAGAAGGAGCGCGACATCGCGCGCGCCTTCGCGCTCGGCATTCGGCTGTTCGCAGTCGACTGCGCCGCCGAGGTCGAGAAGGTCGCCCGTGCCGCCCCGGCTGCGAAGGTGTTCTGCCGCATCCTCTATGACTGCGCCGGCGCCGAGTGGCCGCTGTCGCGCAAGTTCGGCTGCGACCCGGAAATGGCCGTCGAGGTGCTCGACGTCGCCAAGCGTCTGGGCCTGGAGCCGTGCGGCATCTCGTTCCATGTCGGCTCGCAGCAGCGCAAGGTGAAGGCGTGGGACCGTGCGCTGGCGATGGCCTCGCAGGTGTTCCGCGACTGCGCCGAGCGCGGCATCAACCTGACCATGGTCAACATGGGCGGCGGCTTCCCGACCAAATACCTGAAGGACGTGCCGCCGGTCGTCACCTACGGCCGCTCGATCTTCCGCGCGCTGCGCAAGCACTTCGGCAACCAGATTCCGGAGACCATCATCGAGCCGGGCCGCGGCATGGTGGGCAACGCTGGCATCATCGAATCCGAGGTCGTGCTCATCTCGAAGAAGAGCGACGAGGACGAGGTGCGCTGGGTCTATCTGGACATCGGCAAGTTCGGCGGTCTCGCCGAGACCATGGACGAGTCGATCCGTTACGCCATCCGCACCCCGCATGACGGGGCGGACATGACGCCGTGCGTGCTCGCAGGTCCCACCTGCGATAGCGCCGACGTGCTGTACGAGAAGAACCCGTATCCGCTTCCCGTGACGCTCGAGATCGGCGACAAGCTGCTGATCGAAGGCACCGGGGCCTATACGTCGACCTACTCGTCGGTGGCGTTCAACGGCATCCCGCCGCTGAAGACGTATCACATCTGA
- a CDS encoding N-acetyltransferase: protein MTALRKTQIALTSKAAPFAIRAERAADVAMREALLDASFGENRHGRTCQRLRDGRAPATGLALAAVHEGKLVGTVRLWHVSAGGRPALVLGPLAVDPACRELGIGAALMHQALAAARARGHAAVILLGDAPYYARFGFSAEKTAELSLPGPFERGRLLALEFTEGALDGASGMIVPTGAVLPKRRAARALQAHAA, encoded by the coding sequence ATGACTGCTCTTCGGAAGACACAAATTGCCCTCACTTCGAAAGCCGCTCCGTTCGCGATCCGTGCGGAACGTGCTGCCGACGTTGCGATGCGTGAAGCGCTGCTCGATGCGTCCTTTGGCGAGAACCGCCATGGCCGCACCTGCCAGCGCCTGCGCGACGGACGTGCACCCGCCACCGGCCTCGCGCTGGCTGCGGTGCACGAGGGGAAGCTCGTGGGAACCGTGCGTCTGTGGCACGTCAGCGCCGGAGGCAGGCCCGCTTTGGTCCTCGGACCGCTCGCGGTCGATCCTGCCTGCCGCGAGCTCGGGATCGGCGCCGCGCTGATGCATCAAGCGCTGGCCGCCGCCCGGGCGCGCGGGCACGCCGCCGTGATCCTGCTCGGCGATGCCCCCTACTACGCCCGCTTCGGCTTCTCGGCTGAGAAGACCGCTGAGCTCTCGCTGCCCGGCCCGTTCGAGCGCGGCCGCCTGCTCGCGCTGGAATTCACTGAAGGCGCGCTCGACGGCGCGTCCGGAATGATCGTCCCGACCGGCGCGGTCTTGCCCAAACGGCGGGCGGCTCGCGCCCTGCAAGCGCACGCGGCTTAA
- a CDS encoding RidA family protein: MSRRLISTGSPFEKTAGYSRAVIDGEFAFVAGTTGYDYTTMTMPADVTSQSRNCFKTIAAALKEGGFEMADIVRVTYYLTDAKDADAYFAVCGEVLGDIRPAATLLVVSALYKPEMKVEIEVTAKRRSA; encoded by the coding sequence ATGTCCCGTCGCCTGATCTCCACCGGCTCTCCCTTCGAGAAGACCGCCGGCTACAGCCGCGCCGTGATTGATGGCGAGTTCGCCTTCGTCGCGGGAACCACCGGCTATGACTACACCACGATGACAATGCCGGCGGATGTCACCAGCCAGTCACGCAACTGCTTCAAGACCATCGCGGCCGCCCTGAAGGAGGGCGGTTTCGAGATGGCCGATATCGTCCGCGTGACCTACTACCTCACCGATGCCAAGGATGCCGACGCCTATTTCGCGGTCTGCGGCGAAGTCCTTGGCGACATCCGCCCGGCGGCAACGCTTCTCGTCGTCTCGGCGCTCTACAAGCCCGAGATGAAGGTCGAGATCGAAGTGACCGCGAAGCGCCGCAGCGCCTGA